One window of the Deinococcus metalli genome contains the following:
- a CDS encoding L-glutamate gamma-semialdehyde dehydrogenase: protein MTQTMLAGLLPFEHEPYHRYSDPTVAEAQRAAFRSVREQHVGRTLPLIIGGREEHGDGTTAVRNPADTRETVWYAQNATPDQLERAVQAATDAFEEWRYSDPLQRASIFKRAATLLRARRLEFNAVMTLENGKNWTEADGEVAESVDHFEVFAREALRWAQGKPVAPMPDEHVTTVYEPLGVVACISPWNFPSAIPLGMALGAIAAGNTVIWKPAPETPLSSYLLVELLFEAGLPRGVIQFLTGTNDVLGDPLVDHPRVRMIAFTGSKAVGCRIYERAARVQPGQTWLKRVIAEMGGKDPTVVCADADVDAAALGIVQAAFGYSGQKCSACSRVIAEADVYDDLLEKVVSLTRTLRGGLPEDNADLGPVIHERSAERIMAALAGKHGDARLVLGGDRPDTGERTGGYVSPTILADVAPGDSLFQEELFGPVLTFTRAESWEHAIALANDSEYGLTASFYSRDPAKIAAARQRMHVGNLYVNRKCTGALSGTHAFGGYGMSGTNAKVGGPDYLFWFLQTKTIAQRY, encoded by the coding sequence ATGACCCAGACGATGCTGGCAGGACTGCTGCCCTTCGAGCACGAGCCGTACCACCGCTATTCCGATCCCACTGTGGCCGAAGCGCAGCGCGCCGCGTTCCGGTCCGTGCGCGAGCAGCACGTGGGCCGCACCCTGCCCCTGATCATCGGCGGGCGAGAAGAACACGGCGACGGCACCACCGCCGTGCGCAATCCCGCCGACACCCGCGAGACCGTGTGGTACGCCCAGAACGCCACGCCGGACCAGCTGGAGCGGGCGGTGCAGGCCGCGACGGACGCCTTCGAGGAGTGGCGCTACAGCGATCCGCTGCAACGCGCCAGCATCTTCAAGCGGGCCGCGACCCTGCTGCGTGCGCGCCGCCTGGAGTTCAACGCCGTGATGACCCTGGAGAACGGCAAGAACTGGACCGAGGCGGACGGCGAGGTGGCCGAGTCGGTCGATCACTTCGAGGTCTTCGCGCGTGAGGCGCTGCGCTGGGCGCAGGGCAAGCCGGTGGCTCCCATGCCGGACGAGCACGTCACCACGGTGTACGAGCCGCTGGGCGTGGTCGCGTGCATCAGTCCGTGGAACTTCCCCAGCGCGATCCCACTGGGCATGGCCCTGGGCGCGATCGCCGCCGGAAACACCGTGATCTGGAAGCCCGCGCCGGAGACGCCGCTGTCGAGCTACCTGCTGGTCGAGCTGCTGTTCGAGGCCGGGCTGCCGCGCGGCGTGATCCAGTTCCTGACCGGTACGAACGACGTGCTGGGCGATCCGCTGGTCGACCATCCCCGCGTCCGCATGATCGCCTTCACGGGCAGCAAGGCGGTGGGCTGCCGCATCTACGAGCGGGCCGCGCGGGTGCAGCCAGGACAGACGTGGCTCAAGCGCGTGATTGCCGAGATGGGCGGGAAAGACCCCACAGTGGTCTGCGCCGACGCCGACGTGGACGCCGCCGCGCTGGGCATCGTGCAGGCCGCGTTCGGGTACAGCGGCCAGAAGTGCAGCGCGTGCTCACGCGTGATCGCGGAGGCGGACGTGTACGACGACCTGCTGGAGAAGGTCGTGTCCCTGACCCGCACGCTGCGCGGCGGCCTGCCGGAGGACAACGCGGACCTTGGCCCGGTGATCCATGAGCGCAGCGCCGAGCGGATCATGGCGGCGCTGGCCGGCAAGCACGGCGACGCGCGGCTGGTGCTGGGCGGCGACCGCCCCGACACCGGTGAGCGCACCGGCGGCTACGTCTCCCCCACCATCCTGGCGGACGTGGCGCCCGGCGATTCCCTATTCCAGGAGGAACTGTTCGGCCCGGTGCTGACCTTCACGCGCGCGGAGTCGTGGGAGCACGCGATCGCCCTGGCGAACGACAGCGAGTACGGCCTGACCGCGTCGTTCTACAGCCGCGACCCCGCGAAGATCGCCGCGGCCCGCCAGCGCATGCACGTGGGTAACCTGTACGTGAACCGCAAGTGCACCGGCGCGCTGTCGGGCACGCACGCCTTCGGCGGTTACGGCATGAGCGGCACGAACGCCAAGGTGGGCGGCCCGGACTACCTGTTCTGGTTTCTCCAGACCAAGACCATCGCCCAGCGGTACTGA
- a CDS encoding ROK family protein has translation MSGALLALDVGGTSMRAALVVGGRITERVEAATPKPSTPDAVIPAAVALARPLAARATALGVACAGAVAQGRVTATATHTFPGWVDIPLAQRLSGGLGLPCRALNDARAAAWGEAQAGAGRGAPEFMFVTVSTGVGAGLILGGRLHLAGNGLDAELGFVSVPAAWAPGTPVPPLGALGPLEFESSGTALNARAHLLGHVDARALCDAAEAGDERAEAAYSRSAALIAWKSADVAALLGITRVALGGSVGLRSGYLDRVRMALEHFPPRYRPEIVHAELGADAGLIGAALWAGRPAD, from the coding sequence GTGAGCGGAGCGCTGCTGGCCCTGGACGTGGGCGGCACGTCCATGCGCGCCGCCCTGGTGGTCGGCGGCCGGATCACGGAGCGCGTGGAGGCCGCCACGCCCAAACCGTCCACCCCGGACGCCGTGATTCCCGCAGCCGTGGCCCTGGCCCGCCCGCTGGCGGCGCGGGCCACCGCCCTGGGCGTGGCGTGCGCGGGCGCGGTGGCGCAGGGCCGCGTCACGGCGACCGCCACGCACACCTTCCCGGGCTGGGTGGACATTCCCCTCGCACAGCGCCTGAGTGGGGGCCTGGGCCTGCCGTGCCGGGCGCTGAACGACGCCCGGGCCGCCGCGTGGGGCGAGGCGCAGGCTGGAGCCGGTCGGGGCGCGCCGGAGTTCATGTTCGTGACGGTCAGCACCGGCGTGGGCGCGGGCCTGATCCTGGGCGGGCGGCTGCACCTGGCAGGCAACGGCCTGGACGCGGAACTCGGCTTCGTGTCGGTGCCGGCGGCGTGGGCGCCGGGCACCCCGGTGCCGCCGCTGGGCGCCCTGGGGCCGCTGGAATTCGAGTCGAGTGGCACCGCCCTGAACGCCCGAGCCCACCTGCTTGGGCATGTGGACGCGCGCGCGCTGTGTGACGCCGCCGAGGCCGGGGACGAGCGCGCCGAGGCCGCGTACTCGCGCTCTGCGGCACTGATCGCGTGGAAGAGCGCGGACGTGGCCGCCCTGCTGGGCATCACGCGCGTCGCGCTGGGCGGCAGCGTGGGCCTGCGGAGCGGATACCTGGACCGGGTGCGCATGGCCCTGGAGCACTTCCCGCCGCGCTACCGCCCGGAAATCGTGCACGCGGAGCTGGGCGCCGACGCCGGGCTGATCGGCGCGGCGCTGTGGGCGGGCCGACCGGCGGACTGA
- a CDS encoding DUF4127 family protein, producing MPPSPRVLLIPPDTRPPTLDLPAQLARMTGAQVRVPPPQALPEFFTPGDTDALAAWLEREAADADVLVVSIETLCLGGMIPARRVPDDVSSAQARLGVLERVKSRHPAVRIYAAGVIVRVAHDNDPHEEKPYYGQWGRELRAYSAAFDRHARHGAGERAALDAARAAVPQDVLADWLGTRERNRALHLRALELLHAGVLSHLCVTLDDTTEYGLAAYDRRLLEARADDLGVWEHLDIYPGADEVPCALLARALRPETARVWVRYSGTDGARAGLLYEDRPAGDLVRAHLRAAGCVPADTAAEADFVLAVNTPGSRQAHRQPDYATVDTAQRHLPAFVDDLRADLAAGRTVSVADIAYPNGAEWRLWRLMQPLSLARLAGYSAWNTAGNTLGSAVAFGKLAPLVTDRAEHAGALFSRMVDDALYQGWARSEVRSRLVDPSPFDLGAQRDAAEAHLRDVITPRIQALWDTHFAAEGLDLTAGPPRLAWPRLFTGVFPLTVRGRA from the coding sequence CACGGACGCGCTTGCGGCGTGGCTGGAGCGCGAGGCGGCGGACGCGGACGTGCTGGTGGTGAGCATCGAGACGCTGTGCCTGGGCGGCATGATTCCTGCGCGGCGGGTGCCGGACGACGTGAGCAGCGCGCAGGCGCGGCTGGGCGTGCTGGAGCGCGTGAAGTCCCGCCACCCCGCCGTACGGATCTACGCAGCGGGCGTGATCGTGCGGGTGGCCCACGACAACGATCCGCACGAGGAAAAGCCGTACTACGGTCAGTGGGGCCGGGAACTGCGGGCGTACTCGGCGGCCTTCGACCGCCACGCCCGCCACGGCGCGGGCGAGCGTGCCGCGCTGGACGCCGCCCGCGCCGCCGTGCCGCAGGACGTCCTGGCCGACTGGCTGGGCACCCGCGAGCGCAACCGGGCGCTGCACCTGCGGGCGCTGGAGTTGCTGCACGCCGGCGTGCTGTCGCACCTGTGCGTGACCCTGGACGACACGACCGAGTACGGCCTGGCCGCCTACGACCGCCGCCTGCTGGAGGCCCGCGCCGACGACCTGGGCGTGTGGGAGCACCTCGATATCTATCCCGGCGCGGACGAGGTGCCGTGCGCGCTGCTGGCCCGCGCCCTGCGGCCGGAGACCGCGCGGGTGTGGGTGCGCTACAGCGGCACGGACGGCGCCCGCGCGGGCCTGCTGTACGAGGACCGTCCCGCCGGGGATCTCGTGCGCGCCCACCTGCGCGCCGCCGGTTGCGTGCCCGCCGACACCGCTGCCGAGGCGGACTTCGTGCTGGCCGTGAACACGCCGGGCTCGCGGCAGGCGCACCGGCAGCCGGACTACGCCACCGTGGACACCGCGCAGCGCCACCTGCCCGCCTTCGTGGACGACCTGCGCGCCGACCTGGCGGCCGGCCGGACGGTCAGCGTGGCGGACATCGCGTACCCGAACGGCGCGGAGTGGCGGCTGTGGCGCCTGATGCAGCCGCTCTCCCTCGCCCGGCTGGCCGGCTACAGCGCGTGGAACACGGCCGGAAACACGCTGGGCTCGGCCGTCGCGTTCGGGAAGCTCGCCCCGCTGGTCACGGACCGCGCCGAGCACGCCGGCGCGCTGTTTTCGCGCATGGTGGACGACGCGCTGTACCAGGGCTGGGCCCGCAGCGAGGTCCGGTCCCGCCTGGTGGACCCCAGTCCCTTCGACCTGGGCGCACAGCGGGACGCGGCCGAGGCGCACCTGCGGGACGTGATCACGCCGCGTATCCAGGCGCTGTGGGACACGCACTTCGCCGCCGAGGGCCTGGACCTCACGGCCGGACCACCGCGGCTGGCTTGGCCGCGGCTGTTCACCGGCGTCTTTCCCCTGACGGTGCGGGGGCGGGCGTGA